CTCCTGCTCTATACCCGTACTACGAGCCTCAACGGTGCAACCCTATGAGGCTTTACCCCTTGAAGCCCATTAGCACGGCATATCCACGATTTGTTACAGGCCGGTCATCTCCAGGATCCGGTGCGCCTCATGCTCTGGGTTAAAGCCAGGCTCTAGTTTCACGCTACACGCGCTATCGTCAACGCCTATGCATACTATGAGGGCGCCAGCATTCCTAAGAGTGTCTATATGGCCGCGGAACCCCTCCACTATAAGCAGGTCTACATGCTTCTCTTTCGCTTCACGCACGATCTCCTCTAGGCGCGCCGTCTGCGGCTCAACAACCATAGTCTCGTTTGGGCCTATGGCATAGACTCTTGCAGCACCGGATGCCAGGTAGCGCCCAGTATCTTTAACACGATAGTCCACTCCGTGGTGCACATGCTTAACAACCCATGTTTTTAGGCCTCTTCTTGAAGCCTCTCGTGTGATAGTCTCGCCTAGGAGTGTTTTGCCCACACTACGCCCCGCGCCCACAATCACGATTATGCGCAACACTCAACCCTCCTTCTCCAGAACAGCGATGAAGAAGCCTTGCGAGTCGTGCCTATGTGGGTATGTGCGTATGGCTCCGGGTAGTTTTGGCGATTCATCGCCAAACGGTGGTTTTATGCGCACAAGGTTCACACCACTACTCTCCCTTAACACTCTCTTGACGACTCTCTCTGCCTCGCTATAGGTTAGTGTACACACCGAGTATACTATTCGCGCCCCTGGCGCAGCATGCTCAACTACAGCTTTGAGTATCTGCCTCTGTATCCTAGAGTACATCTTAGCGTCGCCTCTGGTTAACCACATCTTGATCTCTGGCTCGTATTGCAGCCTTCCTATGTCGCTACATGGCGGATCAACAATGATGCGCTTTAATGGTCGTGTTGCTGGCCTTCTGGCGTCAGCCACCACGAGATCTATCACGTGCCCAACTTTCAACCTTGAGATTAATCCTCGCGCGCCGTACCTGCCTGTAAACCTCAATGGCTTAATGTCACACGCCACCACAAAACGAGCACCTAGCCACGCTGCATGCGACGCTTTTACCGCTGCACCAGCAGTATAGTCAACAGCCACTTCACCCTGTGGCTCCAACAAGTGAGTTACGAGTGCAGACGCCTTATCCTGTATAGTATAGAGACCCTCCTCATACGCTTTTGTCTTTGCCGCGCGATCAGCACCCTCAACGATTCTCATTAGGTCTGGGAGGCGTGGATCAGGCTCTACTATCACGCCCTCCTCGCGCAACATTTTCGCCAGCTTTACCCGGTCAACACCAGGAGCAACGCGTATGTATCGTACTGGGTCTCGGTTCAAAGCCTCTAGGAGTGCATCCAGGTCGTACACGCCTGCCGTTAACAGCTCTTCCAGTATCCAGCGTGGGAAGGAGTACCTCACCGCCAACTTGTCGATACCGTGCAGGTCGGAAACGATGTCACTCGGTTTGACACCTTTCAGCTTGTAAACGTCTTCTGGCTTAAGCCTCGCCTTCGACGCGAGCTTTTCCACTCTACTTCTCTTCAGCTTCCCGAATATCGCCTCATAAGCCAGGACACGCGCGAGCATCCAGCTTCTCGCGTGGCTCGGGGGACCATAGCCAAGTTTCTCGAGCGCATGGTCAAGCAACATGAAGTTTCTTGCAACGCCCAGTGTGAGAACACGCACAATGGGCTTCATGTAGTCTAGCTCTGGATTCCTCTCGAAGAACTCCTCCGCGACGCTCCTCAGGCTGGTTCTTCTCCGGACTGTCATCGCGAGTATGTACGCGGCTATCTCCTCGGGCAGCACCATTCTCTAGTCTCACCGCCAAATACCATGGAGCATCTGGGCCTATCAGTTGCGCTCCCGACACCACTCCGGCATCTTGACAACCGTGTAGATTCGCGTTTTAGACCCAAGTCTAGAGACTATACAGAATCGCTTGAGAGGACACGCGAAGCATCCCGGCTTTACATTCTCCTCGCGTATATACCCTTGGGATAGCAGGAGGCCTAGTATAGCCTCTATTTTACCACGCGGCAATTTCAACGCAGCACTCAACGCCTCCACAGTGTTAATCCCGCGTTTTATCGCCTTTAGCACTAGACACTCTACGCTAGATATGCTAGAGTCACCCCCATAGCCTAGTAGCGTCTATACCGGCTATGTAGGGTGTGAGAAGTGCCTAGATATCTTGTAGTTTACACGACGTACGTCGTGGCTGGCCACGCGCTGAAAAATCACAGCGGGCCGTGCCGCAACCCTCACGGCCACAATTACGTGGTTAGAGTGTGGGTCGAGAGGGTAGATCATAGTCTCGACAACTTGAACATGGTCATCGACTATTACATGTTGAAGAGGAGTGTTGACAGCGTGCTTTCAGAGCTAGACCATGCTAATCTCAACGAGGTACTGGGCGTCGACAATCCTACCTCAGAGCTTCTGGCTTCATGGCTGGCTAAGAGGGTGGCTGAAAAACTAGGTGGCGAATATCGCGTCGCAAGAGTAGAGGTATGTGAAACACCAGATTTCTGCGCCATCTATGAGCCTTAACTGCCAGCGCTCTGCGCCTGACGCGGAGGATGGTGAGCTGGCTGGTATGGTATGTATTCCACGCCAGGCCTGTTATACGGCGCCTGCGGGTATAGCTCCATTAGCTCATACACCTCGGGCGGCACCTCGGTTTTAACTGGCAAGCCGAGCTCCTTAGCCTTCTCCACCGTTATCGGGTAATCATGCGTCCAGCGGCCTTCAGTTAGTATCCTTGCAACCTCGCGTGCCTTCTCGAGACCCATCTTATCCCTCAAAAGCTCAACTATAAACTCCTGTACCTCGCGAATCGCCTTCTCCGCTATATCAGCCATTATGAGTAGCTTGTCACTCACGTTCGTGATGCCCTTCTCCTTAACGACTCGAAGGATGCTAGGCGCCGGCACAGTGACACCTGGCTCGACGCTAAGCTGTGGGTCTAGAGGCCCCAGCACAGCATTCGGATCCATCAATATCTCGTCTGCCGCCAATGCTATCAGTGTACCGCCGCTCATTGCGTAATGCGGCACTATCACTATCTTCTTGCCAGGATGCCTCTTTAGCGCCCTTGCTATCTGTGCGGCTGCAAGTACAAGTCCACCAGGAGTGTGTACGATCAACGCTATTGGTTTGTCGGGTGGCGTGGTGCGAATTGCACGTAGTACAGCCTCAGAATCGTCAATGTCTATGAACTTGTATATTGGTATGCCGAGGAAGTCCACGCGCTCTTGCCTGTGTATCAACGTGATTACTCGCCACCCGTACTTCCTCTCGATGCGCTTGATTAGCTCCATTCGCGCCGCTTGTAGCCTACTGTAACTCAACCACGGTTGGAGTACCAATAGCAGGAGAAGCAGCCAGAACAATAGGCCAACGATGTCCACCGTTTGCATCCCCACCGGCGCCGTCATGACCGCACCTCTACATGTCCGTATATGCTTCGGCAATTAAAAATACAATGCGAATGTTTATGATAGCGATTAATCACAGAAGTACGATTTGAGGAGTCTAAAAACGCACTTACTTCTCAAGAGTTCCCATTATCACGAGCTTTCTTATCTTCTTGTACGGGGCTACCCTCGTGTTAACCCACTCCATTAGCTCCTCTGGCTTCACGCTACCCTCATAGCCAGGCTTTAGCCATACCCTTGCTGCCGGTATCTGGCCCACGCTAGGATCGGGCTCGCCATAGACCTCTGCTTTTGCGACTGCAGGATGTTTCTCCAAGAGTATCTCAAGGTCGCGTGGGAATACTGGATACCCCTTGTACTTCAACATCCTCTTCTTGACGCCACGGAAGTAGTAGAACCCTTCATCATCCCTCTCAAGTATATCGCCCGTCCAGAGCCACTCTCCACGGAAGGCCTTCTTGGTCTCCTCGGGCTCCGCATAACCCTTCATTACCATCGGACCCTTGATTAGGAGCACCCCCTTCTCGCCTACGCCAACCTCACGACTCTCATCCTCAGGATCGACGAGCTTCGCCTCAACACCGGGTAGCGGGAAGCCCAGACTACCAATCTTATTCCTCTCTATCGTCGTCGCGAAGCACTGCGGCGCTTCAGTCATCCCATAGACTTGTAGTAGTGGCGAAACTTTCTCAATCCACGCTTTTTGCACCTCTGGCGGGAGATATGCACCACCACTCATTGCCCACTTTAGGCTCGGGAGGTTGTCTCGGGTTACACCCTTCTCGAGCAGCCTCTGATAGACGAGAGGTGCCGCCACCATGTATGTCACGCCATACTCCTTTGCCAGCCTGACTGCCTTCTCTTCATCAAACCTCTTCATCATAACGGCTGTCCCGCCGGCATATAGTGCCGTGAATAGAGCGGCATCGAGACCCAGCACGTGAGACAGTGGAGATGTGACTAGTGACACATCCTCCTCGTTTATACCCTCGGCTTGCGCGAGTGGCGCCACGGCACCAACGAAGCTGCGGTGCGTGTGTATAACTTGGAGAGTCCTACCCACAATACCCGCATAGTAGAAGATGCGCGCATCAGCATCATACTCTACCTTTATACCGCCAGCCTCGAAACCTGCTAGAGCCTCCCTCAGCTTCTCAGCCAGGTATACCTTGCCACCAAGCTTGTTTATGATCTCGCGATCCTTCTCGCGACCATATACCTCAGAGTCCACTATCGTGGCTTTCGGCTTGGCGTCATTAAGCTGATACTCGAGGTCCTCCGACATGCTTAGCGCGTCAATGACGACCACACGGGCACCAGCCTTAAGCGCGCCTAGGTAAGCCACCACAAACTCCGGCCTGTTGAACATTACTATCGCGACTACGTCACCCTTGTTCACGTTGGCTTCGCTTGCCAGAGCCGCTGCAAGCTTACCGGACAGCTCGTCAAGCTCCCCGTAGGTCAACTTTGTTCCATCCTCGTATATCACTGCTGGCTTCTCGGGGTTCCTGGAAGCGTGTCCAGAGATTATCTCGTGCATGGGACGTCCGGGGTCGCGATAGTTCGGACCCTTGTCCACAACCATTCCCTGCACCATGCGGAGCCGAGGGCCCGGTAGGAGGCTTTAGGCGTGAAGGAGAGTGGCGCCGGGGGCGGGATTCGAACCCGCGCGCCCCTGCACGGGGCAGTGGGTCTCCCACCCTCTCGTAGCCGGAAAAGGTCTCGAGCCCACCCCCTTGGGCCGCTCGGGCACCCCGGCACCGAGGTATTCCTGGCCCGCTTCGGGTTGTTTTAATGTTTCGTTCATGTCCGGCTCTGCGACACCCTCTCCAACAACCAAGGGTATCGTTGAATACTATCAGCCGCTATGCTCGCAACCACGGCATCTGAACCCAATTCCTGCGCCACTCGCATCGCTACCCAGAGAGCGGCACCCGTTGACGGCCCTGCTAGTATCCCCTCCTCGCGCGCAAGACGAAGCGCTGTCTCCTCGGCGACACTGGCTGGTACCTCGACTATCTCATCAACTACGCTTTCATCGAAATTCCTGGGCTTCTTGTAATCACCTGCCAACCCCTCTATCCTATCAGCTGCACTGCCGCCAGGCCCCCCGGCAATAGGCGAGCCTCTCGGGACAACAGCGATTATTCTCACGCGCCTGCCGAGCCTTTCACGTAGAAATCTACCAACACCAGTTATCGTTCCACCAGTGCCAACACCCATCACAAACGCATCAATATGTCCACCCGCCTGCTCGAAAAGCTCTGGACCCGTGGTCTCGTAGTGTGCACGAGGATTGGCAGGATTGCTGAACTGGTCGAGATAGTATCCCCCGACTTCGTTAGCCACCTCCTTCGCAGTTTCAACCATCTCGTCCATGTTAGCTGTCTCGACGAACCTAACGTCTGCCCCAAGGGCCTGCAGCAAACCTATCTTAACGCTGCTCGTTGTACGGGGGACTATTATGACGGCACGTAGACCCAGGAGGCGAGCAACCCATGCTACCGAGACAGCCGTGTTACCGCTACTAGCCTCTACGACCGTATCCCCGGGTTGCACCTTTCCACGCTCAAGAGCGTCTTTGATCATATAGAGTGCTATGCGATCCTTGTGGCTTCCCGTGGGGTTCATGTACTCGAGTTTCACGAGTATTCTGGCGCTATTAGGGTCATGTTTACGGAGCCAGACTGCAGGGGTACAACCAACAAGATGCAAGGGGGTATCTTCTACACGCGTTGCACACATCCGCATAGAGCTTCAGCCTAGTCACAACATGCTAATATAGCGAGTGATAAAGATGGGACGGTAATGCCCCGCGGGAGAACCACTTGATATAGCGGGCGTCTCCGCCCACCCGAGATACACTTTTATCAAGTAGCCGGCAGCTGGTCGAACGGAGGTACCGACACAATGAGCAAGGAGAAGGTTTTGAGGCGTGCACAGCTACTAGTCAAGCTAGTATCAATGTCGATACTCGCCATGCTAGCACTATCGGCGTTCTTGATAGCGAATGGCGTATCTGCCCTAGCTGCCGCCGCTGCCGGCGATGTGGCTAGCGCCTCCAAGGGTCTCACTCTAATCGGCGCTGGTCTAGCTGTAGGCCTTGCCTGTATCGGTGGCGGCTATGCTGTGGGCCAGGCTGGCGCAGCTATGATCGCCGCCATGACTGAGAAGCCAGAGTACTTCGGTAGGATGTTCATCATCCTCGTGCTGGGCGAGGGTATCGCGCTATACGGTCTGCTAATATCTATACTGCTGTGGATCAGCGCGTAAAACACACACCGTTTTTTAAAAGGCCGTCGTAACATCTTTCTACCATCCCATGTGCCGCGTATGCCAGCTTATAACTTCGTGTATGCCGTTGCCTTGCGGGGGTATGTGTGGCTGAGCGACGACGCTGGAGTGAAGAGTTTCCACGTTGGTTTGACTGGGTTCTCGAGGCGGCCGGTATCTACGACTGGAGCCACTACCCAGTGAAGGGCATGGGGGTTTGGCTCCCTTACGGCTTCAAGATAAGGCGGCTAGTCACTGACCTAATCCGGAGACTTCTAGACGAAACGGGCCACGATGAGGTTCTCTTCCCGCTTCTTATACCCGAGCATTTGATGAGAAAGGAGGCTGAGCACATCAAAGGGTTTGAAGCAGAGGTCTAC
The Pyrolobus fumarii 1A DNA segment above includes these coding regions:
- a CDS encoding molybdopterin-guanine dinucleotide biosynthesis protein B; the encoded protein is MRIIVIVGAGRSVGKTLLGETITREASRRGLKTWVVKHVHHGVDYRVKDTGRYLASGAARVYAIGPNETMVVEPQTARLEEIVREAKEKHVDLLIVEGFRGHIDTLRNAGALIVCIGVDDSACSVKLEPGFNPEHEAHRILEMTGL
- a CDS encoding RsmB/NOP family class I SAM-dependent RNA methyltransferase, with the protein product MVLPEEIAAYILAMTVRRRTSLRSVAEEFFERNPELDYMKPIVRVLTLGVARNFMLLDHALEKLGYGPPSHARSWMLARVLAYEAIFGKLKRSRVEKLASKARLKPEDVYKLKGVKPSDIVSDLHGIDKLAVRYSFPRWILEELLTAGVYDLDALLEALNRDPVRYIRVAPGVDRVKLAKMLREEGVIVEPDPRLPDLMRIVEGADRAAKTKAYEEGLYTIQDKASALVTHLLEPQGEVAVDYTAGAAVKASHAAWLGARFVVACDIKPLRFTGRYGARGLISRLKVGHVIDLVVADARRPATRPLKRIIVDPPCSDIGRLQYEPEIKMWLTRGDAKMYSRIQRQILKAVVEHAAPGARIVYSVCTLTYSEAERVVKRVLRESSGVNLVRIKPPFGDESPKLPGAIRTYPHRHDSQGFFIAVLEKEG
- a CDS encoding 6-pyruvoyl trahydropterin synthase family protein translates to MPRYLVVYTTYVVAGHALKNHSGPCRNPHGHNYVVRVWVERVDHSLDNLNMVIDYYMLKRSVDSVLSELDHANLNEVLGVDNPTSELLASWLAKRVAEKLGGEYRVARVEVCETPDFCAIYEP
- a CDS encoding SDH family Clp fold serine proteinase, encoding MQTVDIVGLLFWLLLLLLVLQPWLSYSRLQAARMELIKRIERKYGWRVITLIHRQERVDFLGIPIYKFIDIDDSEAVLRAIRTTPPDKPIALIVHTPGGLVLAAAQIARALKRHPGKKIVIVPHYAMSGGTLIALAADEILMDPNAVLGPLDPQLSVEPGVTVPAPSILRVVKEKGITNVSDKLLIMADIAEKAIREVQEFIVELLRDKMGLEKAREVARILTEGRWTHDYPITVEKAKELGLPVKTEVPPEVYELMELYPQAPYNRPGVEYIPYQPAHHPPRQAQSAGS
- a CDS encoding class I adenylate-forming enzyme family protein; translated protein: MVVDKGPNYRDPGRPMHEIISGHASRNPEKPAVIYEDGTKLTYGELDELSGKLAAALASEANVNKGDVVAIVMFNRPEFVVAYLGALKAGARVVVIDALSMSEDLEYQLNDAKPKATIVDSEVYGREKDREIINKLGGKVYLAEKLREALAGFEAGGIKVEYDADARIFYYAGIVGRTLQVIHTHRSFVGAVAPLAQAEGINEEDVSLVTSPLSHVLGLDAALFTALYAGGTAVMMKRFDEEKAVRLAKEYGVTYMVAAPLVYQRLLEKGVTRDNLPSLKWAMSGGAYLPPEVQKAWIEKVSPLLQVYGMTEAPQCFATTIERNKIGSLGFPLPGVEAKLVDPEDESREVGVGEKGVLLIKGPMVMKGYAEPEETKKAFRGEWLWTGDILERDDEGFYYFRGVKKRMLKYKGYPVFPRDLEILLEKHPAVAKAEVYGEPDPSVGQIPAARVWLKPGYEGSVKPEELMEWVNTRVAPYKKIRKLVIMGTLEK
- a CDS encoding PLP-dependent cysteine synthase family protein, with the protein product MRMCATRVEDTPLHLVGCTPAVWLRKHDPNSARILVKLEYMNPTGSHKDRIALYMIKDALERGKVQPGDTVVEASSGNTAVSVAWVARLLGLRAVIIVPRTTSSVKIGLLQALGADVRFVETANMDEMVETAKEVANEVGGYYLDQFSNPANPRAHYETTGPELFEQAGGHIDAFVMGVGTGGTITGVGRFLRERLGRRVRIIAVVPRGSPIAGGPGGSAADRIEGLAGDYKKPRNFDESVVDEIVEVPASVAEETALRLAREEGILAGPSTGAALWVAMRVAQELGSDAVVASIAADSIQRYPWLLERVSQSRT
- a CDS encoding ATP synthase subunit C, which translates into the protein MSKEKVLRRAQLLVKLVSMSILAMLALSAFLIANGVSALAAAAAGDVASASKGLTLIGAGLAVGLACIGGGYAVGQAGAAMIAAMTEKPEYFGRMFIILVLGEGIALYGLLISILLWISA